Proteins from a genomic interval of Candidatus Methanoperedens sp.:
- a CDS encoding HEPN domain-containing protein: MTTNREFGEKLLKEAEWIFEKDLKTAVEEENYNIAVRRAQEVVELTLKGCLRILGIDYPKVHDAGGIFTIEAGKKFPFKESSLKEIERISRWLAEARAPSFYGEKDFTNEDAKKALDDANFVLNEIKTMIKK; the protein is encoded by the coding sequence ATGACAACGAATCGGGAGTTTGGGGAGAAACTGTTGAAAGAGGCGGAATGGATATTCGAAAAAGACCTGAAAACTGCTGTAGAAGAAGAAAACTATAACATCGCTGTAAGAAGGGCGCAGGAAGTGGTTGAGCTAACTCTCAAGGGATGCTTGCGAATATTAGGGATCGATTACCCTAAAGTACATGATGCTGGGGGCATTTTTACCATAGAAGCCGGCAAAAAGTTCCCCTTTAAAGAAAGCTCGCTCAAAGAGATAGAAAGGATATCCAGATGGCTTGCAGAAGCAAGAGCGCCTTCATTCTATGGCGAGAAAGATTTTACGAATGAAGATGCTAAAAAGGCTCTCGATGATGCAAATTTTGTACTTAATGAAATAAAAACCATGATCAAGAAGTAA
- a CDS encoding M48 family metalloprotease, with amino-acid sequence MTISLINKGDLKSHFNKSKKKLGIRHPVLLLKIASDEMNAGAFFFGVIIYSIVLEKLNKDEQFAFLDHELGHIKRWKDLFLIIYFLMPLTLLVLGVFIVLNLLFYFKIRFLEIWLPLLFTFLVLRFSLLNHMINLKIKSEYGADKISVGLGNAKALISALKKVKECAKNQPFSRFQELINVIYFANRPTHPSIEERIIRLEEFSFKASSK; translated from the coding sequence ATGACAATAAGCCTTATAAATAAAGGAGATTTAAAATCTCATTTTAATAAAAGCAAGAAAAAACTGGGAATACGGCATCCTGTTCTTCTTTTGAAAATAGCTTCCGATGAAATGAATGCAGGCGCATTCTTTTTTGGAGTCATTATATATTCAATAGTTCTGGAGAAGTTAAATAAAGATGAACAATTTGCATTCTTAGATCATGAGTTGGGTCATATAAAAAGATGGAAAGACCTATTTTTAATAATTTATTTTCTAATGCCTTTAACATTATTAGTTCTAGGTGTATTCATAGTTTTAAATTTATTATTTTATTTTAAAATTAGATTTTTGGAGATATGGTTACCATTACTTTTTACATTTTTAGTATTAAGATTTTCCCTTTTGAATCATATGATAAATCTAAAAATAAAATCCGAATATGGAGCAGATAAAATTTCTGTAGGTCTTGGAAATGCTAAAGCATTGATTTCTGCGCTAAAAAAGGTGAAAGAATGCGCTAAAAACCAGCCTTTTTCAAGGTTTCAAGAGCTTATTAATGTGATTTATTTTGCAAATCGCCCAACTCACCCTTCCATAGAAGAACGGATTATAAGATTAGAAGAGTTTTCATTCAAAGCATCTTCTAAATGA
- the udg gene encoding type-4 uracil-DNA glycosylase, protein MAISKEILSSMLPLIEKPEGITPKQKLMDDVIVRVRNCRKCRLWQYATNPVPGEGSLDASLMLIGEAPGYQEDLKGKPFAGRAGKILDKLLSGIDLRREDIYIGNVVKHRPPENRQPKEDEIKACTPYLDEQIRIIKPGIIVTLGMHSTRYILLKMNVEFERITDVRGQIYEGRLLDLQVKIMPTFHPAAVLHNPRYRSVLEEDFRKIKMELSKQHSQGIQ, encoded by the coding sequence ATGGCCATTTCCAAAGAAATTTTGAGCAGCATGCTGCCCCTAATAGAAAAACCAGAAGGTATTACGCCAAAGCAGAAACTCATGGATGATGTTATTGTCAGAGTACGCAATTGCAGAAAATGCCGCCTCTGGCAGTATGCAACAAATCCTGTCCCGGGTGAGGGAAGCCTTGATGCATCGCTGATGCTCATCGGCGAAGCGCCGGGTTACCAGGAAGACCTCAAGGGCAAGCCTTTCGCAGGAAGAGCGGGAAAAATCCTGGATAAGCTGCTTTCAGGCATCGACCTCAGGCGCGAGGACATTTATATAGGCAATGTTGTGAAGCACAGGCCTCCTGAGAATAGGCAGCCAAAAGAGGATGAAATCAAGGCGTGCACCCCTTATCTTGATGAACAGATCCGGATAATAAAGCCCGGGATAATCGTGACTTTGGGAATGCATTCGACAAGATACATTCTTTTGAAAATGAATGTGGAATTTGAGAGAATAACCGACGTCAGAGGCCAGATCTACGAAGGAAGGCTTCTTGATCTTCAGGTTAAAATAATGCCAACCTTTCACCCTGCAGCGGTGCTACACAACCCGCGGTACAGGTCTGTGCTTGAAGAGGATTTCAGGAAGATAAAGATGGAACTATCTAAGCAGCACTCTCAAGGGATTCAATAA
- a CDS encoding nucleotidyltransferase domain-containing protein: MRGYKDHKEILTRFGQSLLKKFGDNLISVVLYGSVARGTAKEESDIDLLIILKNAPAAYYERLEPVIDIEIKLRKNISGTAPIFSSIILSKEEAMENRNIFLDMIDDSVILFDKDNFFKNRLKELKNRLIQLGSRKVTLKDNTWYWQLKPDLKAGEILEL, from the coding sequence ATGCGCGGTTACAAAGATCATAAAGAAATTCTCACCAGATTTGGACAATCGCTTCTAAAGAAATTTGGAGATAATCTTATTTCTGTAGTCCTCTACGGTTCAGTAGCCAGAGGTACAGCAAAAGAAGAAAGCGATATAGACCTCCTTATCATTTTAAAGAACGCTCCCGCTGCGTATTATGAACGCCTGGAACCTGTAATAGACATCGAGATAAAACTGCGAAAGAACATCTCAGGAACGGCGCCGATCTTCAGCAGCATAATCTTATCAAAAGAAGAGGCGATGGAAAATCGCAATATTTTTCTGGACATGATAGATGACTCAGTGATCCTGTTCGATAAAGATAACTTTTTCAAAAACAGGCTGAAAGAACTGAAAAATCGGCTCATCCAGCTTGGTTCAAGAAAAGTGACTCTCAAGGACAACACATGGTACTGGCAGTTAAAGCCTGACCTAAAGGCTGGAGAAATCCTCGAACTATGA
- a CDS encoding DHH family phosphoesterase, with protein sequence MKVIYAVLGSGGIGLALANELAVRDKNIILLDNDSAKVETLKEQNLNAVLGDIGDVSVLSKLDFKNLKSVFVMSSDIEANKQALAFIKKTAPDVQIVVRGDDYQQKEEIEAAGADLVVLPSKLPHKSIALAIVQYIERITSVKLAQELKKLVSNVRDGKFAIIVHDNPDPDAISSAMGLKEIANSVGVKGEILYKGMIGHNENKAFVNLLDVELDQSKDFKASDYTKIAMIESSVPGVNNLLPPSTEVSIVIDHHQANIDEVKAEYVDIRPNIGATATIMTKYLQDLEIPIKTELATALLYGIKVDTNDFRRNTDPADLTAAAYLYPLANHDILSKIETPSRSTEEIEVLGDAIKNREIKGSYLISNVGTIRNRDTLAQAADYLLTLEGVTTTIVFGLGEDHIYVSGRSRDTRINIGKVMQDAFGSDKGGGHAMLAGAQIPLGVLSGTKDKQTLMKLAEEVVVKRVLSVIGIQKETG encoded by the coding sequence ATCAAGGTCATATATGCGGTTCTGGGAAGCGGAGGCATAGGTCTGGCCCTGGCGAACGAACTTGCAGTCAGGGATAAGAATATCATTCTCTTAGACAATGATTCAGCAAAAGTTGAAACACTGAAAGAGCAAAACCTTAATGCGGTACTGGGCGACATCGGTGATGTCTCAGTCCTTTCAAAACTTGATTTCAAGAACCTCAAATCTGTCTTTGTAATGAGCTCTGATATCGAGGCAAACAAACAGGCCCTTGCCTTTATAAAAAAAACCGCACCAGATGTTCAAATTGTGGTAAGAGGGGATGATTATCAGCAAAAGGAAGAGATAGAGGCTGCGGGCGCAGACCTGGTAGTCCTTCCGTCAAAACTTCCTCATAAATCAATTGCCCTTGCTATTGTCCAGTATATCGAGAGGATCACTTCCGTAAAATTGGCACAGGAATTGAAAAAATTGGTGAGCAACGTAAGGGATGGGAAATTCGCCATCATAGTTCATGACAACCCTGACCCGGATGCAATTTCAAGTGCTATGGGATTGAAAGAGATAGCGAACAGCGTGGGGGTCAAAGGGGAAATACTCTACAAGGGGATGATAGGGCATAATGAGAACAAGGCGTTCGTCAATCTTCTGGATGTTGAATTAGACCAGTCGAAGGATTTCAAGGCTTCTGATTATACAAAAATAGCCATGATCGAAAGTTCAGTCCCGGGCGTGAACAACCTCCTTCCACCGTCCACAGAGGTCAGCATTGTTATCGATCACCACCAGGCGAATATCGATGAGGTAAAGGCAGAATATGTCGATATAAGGCCAAATATTGGCGCAACCGCGACCATAATGACAAAATATCTACAGGATCTTGAAATACCAATCAAGACCGAGCTTGCTACTGCTCTTCTGTATGGTATTAAAGTAGATACCAATGATTTTCGAAGAAATACGGACCCGGCCGATCTGACCGCTGCAGCATATCTGTATCCTCTTGCCAACCATGACATTTTAAGCAAGATAGAGACCCCATCGAGGTCCACCGAGGAGATCGAGGTCCTGGGGGATGCCATCAAGAACAGGGAGATAAAAGGAAGTTATCTTATCTCGAACGTAGGGACAATTCGTAACAGAGATACGCTTGCACAGGCTGCAGATTATTTGCTCACGCTGGAAGGGGTGACCACAACCATTGTATTCGGTCTTGGAGAAGATCATATCTACGTCTCGGGAAGGAGCAGGGATACCCGAATAAATATCGGGAAGGTGATGCAGGATGCCTTCGGGTCGGATAAAGGCGGTGGGCATGCCATGCTTGCCGGGGCACAGATCCCGCTGGGGGTGTTGAGCGGAACGAAGGATAAACAGACGCTGATGAAACTTGCCGAAGAGGTCGTTGTCAAGCGAGTGCTTTCAGTAATAGGGATACAGAAAGAAACAGGTTAA
- a CDS encoding dodecin family protein, producing MSFVKIIDTVGSSTEGWEQAAKNAIEESSKLPIFRQKGRITKATIKGFDVEIKDNKIVAYLCRVEMFLSGAEGNE from the coding sequence ATGTCATTCGTCAAAATTATCGATACCGTAGGCTCGTCCACCGAGGGATGGGAGCAGGCTGCAAAAAACGCAATAGAAGAATCTTCAAAACTTCCGATCTTCAGGCAGAAAGGCAGGATTACGAAAGCCACGATCAAGGGTTTTGATGTGGAAATCAAGGATAATAAAATAGTTGCTTATCTCTGCAGAGTGGAGATGTTCCTGAGCGGCGCCGAGGGGAATGAATAA
- the alaS gene encoding alanine--tRNA ligase: protein MPDDEYQLDYFKENGFVRKQCPKCGTNFWTRDEETEFCGDPPCVSYTFIGNPVFKKEYDISSMREAYLSFFERHGHTRVKRYPVIARWRDDIYLTIASIADFQPFVTSGLVPPPANPLTISQPCIRLDDLDAVGRSGRHLTTFEMMAHHAFNSRENEIYWKDRTVELCDTLLSDLGLDLNSVTYKESPWAGGGNAGPSVEVLVGGLELATLVFMDLKQAKDGPIDIKGERYEKMDNYIVDTGYGLERFVWASKGSPTIYDAVFPKIVSELMDLAGIEHSIENPEYAKIFSQNARFAGVMDISGQANLLQLRKKVAESIGTTVEKLQNLMEPVETVYSITDHTRCLAFMLGDGIIPSNVKAGYLERLVLRRTLRMMKSLGIREPLVELIEMQIRNFPEYPEFRERLDTIREIVTLEEEKYADTIERGSKLVRKMAGHFKEKKQKIPLGELIQLYDTHGIPPEIAREVAKETDVEVELPDTFYSLVAKKHSKAEEEEKEVLPLEIQPTRKLYYEHPEKTEFFAHVLSVIENKIILDQTLFYPEGGGQPADQGTLSVDDFLVNVVDAQSINGVIVHETDSDFGFKKGDRVKGKIDVERRMAHARHHTATHIVNESAKIVLGNHIWQTGAQKSTDRARLDLTHYKRITDSEFREIELLANKAVMKNQPVHIDWMDRVEAEKRYGFVLYQGGVPPGKEIRILRVGNDVEACGGTHVSNTGLIGPIKLIKTERIQDGVERIEFSAGEAAIKRWQERDELLNRSSEGLRVSPEQLPDTVNRFFDEWKDFKKDNERLKAELAEVRVKAMMSEAVSISGLKVLCKKLTHADVEELIKAATEFSKDDDFVVLLASDLGGVKFVVAAGERAQKMGVNAGAIVREMSKLVGGGGGGKPGIAQGGGTDAGRIEEALERGVEMVRETLS from the coding sequence ATGCCTGATGACGAGTATCAACTGGATTATTTCAAAGAGAACGGCTTTGTGCGAAAACAATGCCCAAAATGCGGCACGAATTTCTGGACGCGGGATGAAGAAACTGAATTTTGTGGGGATCCTCCATGCGTATCATACACTTTTATCGGCAACCCTGTGTTCAAAAAAGAATACGATATTTCCTCCATGCGCGAAGCATATTTATCATTTTTCGAAAGACATGGCCACACGCGTGTAAAACGGTATCCTGTAATCGCACGCTGGCGAGATGATATTTACCTGACGATCGCTTCAATAGCAGATTTCCAACCCTTTGTGACATCCGGGCTTGTTCCGCCGCCAGCGAACCCTCTCACCATTTCACAGCCCTGCATCAGGCTTGATGACCTGGACGCTGTGGGGCGAAGCGGCCGCCACCTCACCACTTTTGAGATGATGGCCCATCATGCTTTCAACTCGCGTGAGAACGAGATTTACTGGAAGGACAGGACAGTGGAATTATGCGATACCCTGCTATCAGATCTTGGTCTTGACCTGAATTCAGTAACATATAAGGAATCCCCATGGGCAGGAGGGGGCAATGCCGGCCCCAGCGTGGAAGTGCTTGTGGGCGGGCTTGAACTTGCCACACTTGTCTTCATGGACCTGAAGCAGGCAAAAGATGGGCCGATAGACATCAAGGGGGAACGTTATGAGAAAATGGATAATTATATCGTCGACACAGGCTATGGCCTGGAGCGGTTTGTCTGGGCGTCCAAAGGCTCGCCAACGATATATGATGCTGTTTTCCCCAAGATCGTTTCTGAACTAATGGACCTTGCGGGTATCGAACACAGCATAGAGAATCCAGAATATGCGAAAATATTCTCTCAGAACGCGAGATTCGCAGGGGTAATGGATATCAGCGGGCAGGCGAATCTTCTCCAGTTAAGAAAGAAGGTGGCGGAAAGCATCGGCACTACTGTAGAAAAACTCCAGAATCTGATGGAACCCGTAGAAACCGTATACTCAATCACGGATCATACCCGGTGCCTTGCCTTCATGCTGGGTGACGGCATTATTCCTTCCAATGTGAAGGCAGGCTATCTTGAGAGGCTTGTGCTTCGAAGGACTCTACGCATGATGAAATCCCTTGGTATAAGAGAGCCACTCGTAGAACTCATCGAGATGCAGATCAGGAACTTCCCGGAATATCCTGAGTTCAGGGAGCGTCTTGATACCATCAGAGAGATCGTTACGCTTGAGGAGGAAAAATACGCCGACACAATTGAACGCGGATCAAAACTGGTCAGAAAAATGGCAGGGCATTTCAAGGAAAAAAAGCAAAAAATACCGCTTGGGGAATTGATCCAGTTATATGACACGCACGGCATCCCGCCCGAGATCGCGCGGGAGGTGGCAAAAGAAACAGACGTGGAAGTGGAGCTGCCTGATACCTTCTATTCGCTTGTGGCAAAAAAACACAGCAAAGCAGAAGAGGAAGAAAAAGAAGTCCTGCCGCTTGAGATACAGCCAACACGAAAGCTGTATTATGAACATCCGGAAAAGACGGAATTTTTTGCACACGTACTATCGGTCATTGAGAACAAAATAATCCTTGACCAGACCCTGTTCTATCCTGAGGGAGGAGGCCAGCCTGCAGACCAAGGGACTTTATCAGTGGATGATTTTCTTGTGAATGTAGTGGATGCCCAGAGCATTAACGGGGTCATTGTCCATGAGACAGACTCGGATTTTGGATTTAAGAAGGGAGACAGGGTGAAGGGAAAGATAGATGTGGAGCGCAGAATGGCCCATGCCCGCCATCACACAGCCACGCATATCGTTAACGAGTCAGCAAAAATTGTCCTCGGAAATCATATCTGGCAGACCGGGGCGCAGAAATCCACGGACAGGGCAAGGCTTGACCTCACACATTACAAGCGTATAACGGATTCGGAGTTCAGGGAAATCGAATTGCTCGCTAACAAAGCGGTGATGAAAAACCAGCCCGTGCACATAGACTGGATGGACAGGGTGGAGGCGGAAAAGCGCTATGGTTTCGTACTCTATCAGGGCGGCGTGCCTCCGGGAAAGGAGATACGCATCCTGCGAGTGGGGAACGACGTGGAAGCCTGCGGGGGAACGCATGTCTCGAACACGGGGCTTATCGGGCCCATCAAACTCATCAAGACAGAAAGGATACAGGATGGCGTGGAGCGCATTGAGTTCTCGGCAGGTGAGGCTGCCATCAAACGGTGGCAGGAAAGGGACGAATTGCTGAATAGATCCTCGGAAGGCCTGAGGGTTTCGCCTGAACAGTTGCCTGATACGGTCAATCGTTTTTTCGACGAATGGAAGGATTTTAAGAAGGATAACGAGCGGCTGAAGGCTGAATTGGCTGAGGTGAGGGTTAAAGCGATGATGAGCGAAGCCGTGAGTATAAGCGGCCTGAAAGTTCTCTGCAAGAAGCTGACACACGCAGACGTGGAAGAACTCATAAAAGCAGCCACGGAGTTCAGCAAGGATGACGATTTTGTGGTGCTCCTGGCAAGCGACCTCGGCGGCGTTAAGTTCGTGGTGGCGGCGGGTGAGCGGGCGCAAAAGATGGGGGTGAATGCGGGCGCTATCGTGCGCGAGATGTCAAAGCTTGTGGGCGGCGGAGGAGGAGGGAAGCCGGGGATTGCGCAGGGCGGGGGGACGGATGCTGGGAGGATTGAGGAGGCGCTTGAGAGGGGTGTAGAGATGGTGAGGGAGACTTTAAGTTGA